From Lytechinus variegatus isolate NC3 chromosome 16, Lvar_3.0, whole genome shotgun sequence, the proteins below share one genomic window:
- the LOC121430048 gene encoding peroxynitrite isomerase THAP4-like, whose translation MSAPLHDALQQLSWLLGTWESETAKGFFPTIKPFEYKETLEFTHVGQPVLNFRFSSFTPDNVPKHRDSGFLRVKMGTNQVAFISAQNVGIVEIEEGSVNGNELQLESTGILHASFASLPHTTKIARTFKLIDPSTLEQTVSMATTTTPEMKPHLSVRYKKISSNL comes from the exons atgtcTG CGCCCCTTCACGATGCATTGCAGCAGCTCTCGTGGTTACTAGGGACATGGGAGTCCGAGACAGCAAAAGGATTCTTTCCAACAATCAAACCATTTGAGTACAAAGAAACCTTGGAGTTCACTCATGTTGGACAACCAGTACTGAATTTTAG ATTCAGTTCCTTTACTCCTGATAATGTTCCAAAGCACCGAGACAGTGGTTTCTTAAGAGTGAAAATGGGAACCAATCAGGTTGCTTTTATTTCCGCTCAAAATGTTG GTATTGTAGAGATAGAGGAAGGTAGCGTAAATGGAAATGAACTTCAGCTTGAATCTACCGGTATCCTTCATGCATCCTTTGCCTCTTTACCCCATACAACAAAG ATTGCAAGGACGTTCAAACTAATCGATCCGTCTACTTTGGAACAGACTGTTTCTATGGCAACAACTACCACTCCAGAAATGAAACCACATTTGAGTGTTCGATACAAAAAAATTTCAAGCAATCTTTGA
- the LOC121430215 gene encoding peroxynitrite isomerase THAP4-like: MSTGVRGKVLLKYFPGNFLLTRRHGTVPLHGAIQQLSWLLGIWESETAKGFFPTIKQFEYKETLEFTHVGQPILNFRSRAFSIPENEPKHAENGFLRINIEKNLVSFMVAMNIGIVEISEGKLVDSELHLESIGLHHMSHTSLPITTKVTRTFNLIDNATLEQNVSMATVSTPTLTPHLSVRYKKVLK, from the exons ATGTCCACTGGAGTTA GAGGAAAggttcttctgaaatattttcctgGTAATTTCCTCCTAACAAGACGACATGGAACAG TACCTCTTCATGGAGCCATCCAGCAGCTCTCGTGGTTACTAGGGATATGGGAGTCTGAGACAGCCAAGGGATTCTTTCCAACAATCAAAcaatttgaatacaaagagacATTGGAGTTTACTCATGTTGGACAACCTATTCTGAATTTCAG GTCGAGAGCTTTCAGTATACCTGAAAATGAACCAAAGCATGCAGAGAATGGTTTTCTGAGGATTAATATTGAGAAAAATCTTGTTTCTTTTATGGTAGCTATGAACATTG GCATTGTTGAGATATCGGAAGGGAAATTAGTTGACTCTGAGCTCCATCTTGAATCCATAGGACTGCATCACATGTCTCATACAAGTCTACCCATCACTACAAAG GTAACTCGGACATTCAATCTGATTGATAACGCGACACTGGAACAAAACGTTTCCATGGCAACAGTCTCAACACCAACGTTGACACCTCACCTGAGCGTTAGATACAAAAAAGTACTGAAATAG